One segment of Deltaproteobacteria bacterium DNA contains the following:
- a CDS encoding peptidylprolyl isomerase, giving the protein MSDTIEKGLVVGIVYSLTGEDGDLIDESGDEEFFYLHGAENIVPGLEDALDGKAVGDELTVDVEPEDGYGEREGPGPQRVERDAFPDDAELEIGMPFLAENDEGEVMELWITGLEEDGVFIDHNHPLAGKKLHFEVTVKSLRPATEEELEHGHPHGPDGHHHH; this is encoded by the coding sequence ATGAGTGACACCATCGAAAAGGGTCTCGTCGTCGGCATCGTCTACAGCCTCACCGGAGAAGACGGTGACCTCATCGACGAGAGCGGTGACGAGGAGTTCTTCTACCTCCACGGAGCCGAGAACATCGTGCCCGGTCTGGAGGACGCCCTGGACGGCAAGGCGGTCGGCGACGAGCTGACCGTCGACGTCGAGCCCGAGGACGGCTACGGCGAGCGGGAGGGCCCCGGCCCTCAGCGCGTCGAGCGCGACGCCTTCCCCGACGACGCCGAGCTCGAGATCGGGATGCCCTTCCTGGCCGAGAACGACGAGGGCGAGGTGATGGAGCTTTGGATCACCGGGCTCGAGGAGGACGGGGTCTTCATCGACCACAACCATCCCCTCGCCGGCAAGAAGCTCCACTTCGAGGTGACGGTGAAGAGCCTCCGGCCGGCGACCGAGGAGGAGCTCGAGCACGGGCACCCCCACGGCCCCGACGGCCACCACCACCACTGA
- a CDS encoding VWA domain-containing protein, which yields MKRKKGRSGWLNIGGLVAVLGAAAGCAMSGMGGSDFGATQGGVQDLALAREYVAAGTVPPPEAFPVEGIFSEHDLPLQGTPCQTLLCLRTALGLAPTAAGESAAWLQVGMSSTIDPETWERPAQTLIFTVDVSGSMGWDYKEVGEYPSPGALSRLLMKEIVSRLDANDRVAIVTYGSTSRLRLSPTEATSGAVTREIDALSSGGSTNMEAGLERAIAVARDLQGASNVRIMLFTDVRPNVGATEASEFEGLVAEAAALGAGTTVFGLGAGLGPETFEAMSHLRGGNAFALFDQEDLTDLMEESWPWMLTPIAYDLELSLGASQGFQVTEAYGFPAPEVGAATAPQLNAASVFLSRKRGAMLVQLQPLTSAATHVLTGLEIAGQLRYETPEGHRVEQPVLQRVTGEEPRDAAGHYFEQASVGKTVALALLCEGMQEATRQYAADPAAAIAVLQAALDRYRADIEVYEDASLQAEVEFASALLTLLEEGAPQTDLYGR from the coding sequence ATGAAGCGGAAGAAGGGTCGCAGTGGGTGGCTGAACATCGGGGGTCTGGTGGCGGTGCTCGGCGCGGCCGCCGGCTGCGCCATGAGCGGCATGGGGGGCAGCGACTTCGGCGCGACCCAGGGCGGGGTGCAGGATCTGGCCCTGGCCCGGGAGTACGTCGCCGCGGGCACGGTCCCGCCGCCGGAGGCCTTCCCGGTGGAGGGGATCTTCTCGGAGCACGACCTGCCGCTCCAGGGGACCCCCTGCCAGACCCTCCTCTGCCTGCGCACCGCCCTGGGCCTGGCGCCCACCGCCGCCGGGGAGTCCGCCGCCTGGCTGCAGGTCGGGATGTCCTCGACGATCGATCCCGAGACCTGGGAGCGCCCGGCGCAGACCCTGATCTTCACCGTCGACGTCTCCGGCTCCATGGGCTGGGACTACAAGGAGGTCGGCGAGTACCCGAGCCCGGGCGCCCTCTCCCGCCTGCTGATGAAGGAGATCGTCTCCCGCCTCGACGCGAACGATCGCGTCGCCATCGTCACCTACGGGAGCACCTCGCGCCTGCGCCTCTCCCCCACCGAGGCCACCTCCGGCGCGGTGACGCGGGAGATCGACGCGCTCTCCTCCGGGGGCTCCACCAACATGGAGGCCGGCCTGGAGCGGGCCATCGCGGTCGCCCGGGACCTGCAGGGCGCCAGCAACGTGCGGATCATGCTCTTCACCGACGTGCGCCCCAACGTGGGCGCGACCGAGGCCAGCGAGTTCGAGGGGCTGGTGGCCGAGGCCGCCGCGCTCGGGGCGGGCACCACCGTCTTCGGGCTGGGGGCGGGCCTCGGGCCCGAGACCTTCGAGGCCATGAGCCACCTGCGGGGCGGCAACGCCTTCGCCCTCTTCGATCAGGAGGATCTCACCGACCTGATGGAGGAGAGCTGGCCCTGGATGCTGACCCCCATCGCCTACGACCTCGAGCTCTCCCTCGGGGCCTCCCAGGGCTTCCAGGTCACCGAGGCCTACGGCTTCCCGGCGCCGGAAGTGGGTGCTGCCACGGCGCCCCAGCTGAACGCGGCCAGCGTCTTCCTCTCCCGCAAGCGCGGCGCGATGCTGGTGCAGCTGCAGCCCCTCACCTCCGCGGCCACCCACGTCCTCACCGGCCTCGAGATCGCCGGGCAGCTTCGCTACGAGACCCCCGAGGGTCACCGGGTCGAGCAGCCCGTCCTCCAGCGGGTCACCGGGGAGGAGCCCCGCGATGCGGCCGGCCACTACTTCGAGCAGGCCTCGGTCGGGAAGACCGTCGCCCTGGCCCTCCTCTGCGAGGGGATGCAGGAGGCCACCCGGCAGTACGCCGCGGACCCGGCCGCCGCGATCGCGGTGCTGCAGGCCGCCCTCGACCGCTACCGGGCGGACATCGAGGTCTACGAGGACGCCTCCCTGCAGGCCGAGGTCGAGTTCGCCAGCGCGCTGCTCACCCTCCTGGAGGAGGGGGCGCCGCAGACCGACCTCTACGGACGGTAG
- a CDS encoding FHA domain-containing protein, with amino-acid sequence MAERPRTMKVQTVREAFAYPYVLAVAIVEGADPDGFTRITREKITVGRDESCELILEDPAVSGFHCAIHVRGTVFEVVDLDSRNGTRLNGKPLMPNVRQRLKHMDEIAIGDTRMIFTANRITGG; translated from the coding sequence ATGGCGGAACGTCCCCGGACGATGAAGGTGCAGACGGTGAGGGAGGCCTTCGCCTACCCCTACGTCCTCGCGGTGGCCATCGTGGAGGGCGCGGACCCGGACGGCTTCACCCGGATCACCCGGGAGAAGATCACCGTCGGCCGGGACGAGTCCTGCGAGCTGATCCTCGAGGATCCCGCGGTCAGCGGGTTCCACTGTGCGATCCACGTCCGGGGCACCGTCTTCGAGGTGGTCGACCTCGACAGCCGCAACGGGACCCGGCTCAACGGCAAGCCCCTGATGCCCAACGTCCGGCAGCGCCTCAAGCACATGGACGAGATCGCCATCGGCGACACCCGGATGATCTTCACGGCCAACCGGATCACCGGCGGCTGA
- a CDS encoding VOC family protein, producing the protein MRYLHTMVRVTDLEASLAFYCDALGLREVRRSEHEQGRFTLVFLTAPGEGEGGAPLLELTFNWDPEDYAGGRNFGHLAYEVEDIHAACQRLADHGVTIARPPRDGRMAFVRSPDGISVELLQAGAALEPVEPWSSMPNSGSW; encoded by the coding sequence ATGCGCTACCTGCACACCATGGTCCGGGTCACCGATCTCGAGGCGAGCCTCGCCTTCTACTGCGACGCCCTCGGCCTGCGGGAGGTCCGCCGCTCCGAGCACGAGCAGGGCCGCTTCACCCTGGTCTTCCTCACGGCGCCCGGCGAGGGCGAGGGGGGCGCCCCGTTGCTCGAGCTGACCTTCAACTGGGATCCCGAGGACTACGCGGGCGGCCGCAACTTCGGCCACCTCGCCTACGAGGTCGAGGACATCCACGCCGCCTGCCAGCGCCTGGCCGACCACGGCGTCACGATCGCCCGGCCGCCCCGGGACGGCCGGATGGCCTTCGTCCGCTCCCCCGACGGCATCAGCGTCGAGCTGCTCCAGGCGGGCGCGGCCCTCGAGCCCGTCGAGCCCTGGAGCTCGATGCCCAACAGCGGCAGCTGGTAA
- the clpA gene encoding ATP-dependent Clp protease ATP-binding subunit ClpA: MKLKAELEAALQIAMGEASRRQHEYAGLEHLLFALCHDPDTVEVLAHCGADLEQLKEQLDTYLDELEPGKPKGGLLETEPTLGFQRVVQRAVFHVQHSGKEEVAGPNVLVAMFSEPDSPAVSFLEEMGVSRLAVVSYISHGGGQSESLVPTGDPTEGEAGSAPKKDPLEAYCTHLNALAAAGKIDPLIGRQLEVDRIVHVLARRRKNNPILVGDSGVGKTAIVEGLARKIEGGEVPDALAGAQIYALDMGAALAGTKYRGDFEARIKAVLGALKEHENAILFIDEIHTVIGAGSASGSAMDASNLLKPVLQSGDLRCIGSTTYEEYRGHFEKDRALSRRFQKIEVKEPSEDEALQILEGLEDRYAEFHGITYGEATLEQAVKLAKRFLKDRHLPDSAIDVIDEAGAAVKLDPELEAVSVAEVEKIVASMAQVPTKSVGKSERAQLANLAADLKTRVFGQDEAIDRLVAAIKLSRAGLRDPEKPVGSFLFTGPTGVGKTEVARQIARTLGLELIRFDMSEYMESHTVSRLIGAPPGYVGFDQGGLLTESVNKNPHAVVLLDEIEKAHPDIFNVLLQVMDHGTLTDNNGRKADFRHVILIMTSNVGARELDRNVVGFGDRSTEGEDDRAFKRFFSPEFRNRLDARLRFGALSPEVMGLIVDKFVTELELQLEERKVAVALTDAARTYLAEAGYDPKMGARPLARVIEDEVKTPLGDEILFGRLTKGGKVTIDLKDGEIVLLLDGQ; encoded by the coding sequence ATGAAGCTGAAAGCCGAGCTGGAAGCGGCGCTCCAGATCGCGATGGGCGAGGCCTCGCGGCGCCAGCACGAGTATGCGGGGCTCGAGCACCTGCTCTTCGCCCTCTGCCACGATCCGGACACCGTCGAGGTGCTCGCCCACTGTGGGGCCGACCTCGAGCAGCTCAAGGAGCAGCTCGACACCTACCTCGACGAGCTCGAGCCGGGAAAGCCGAAGGGAGGCCTGCTGGAGACCGAGCCCACCCTGGGCTTCCAGCGGGTGGTGCAGCGCGCGGTCTTCCACGTGCAGCACTCCGGCAAGGAGGAGGTCGCCGGCCCCAACGTCCTGGTGGCGATGTTCTCGGAGCCCGACTCCCCGGCGGTGAGCTTCCTCGAGGAGATGGGCGTGAGCCGCCTCGCGGTCGTCAGCTACATCTCCCACGGGGGCGGACAGAGCGAGTCGCTGGTGCCCACCGGCGACCCCACCGAGGGGGAGGCCGGCAGCGCACCCAAGAAGGACCCGCTCGAGGCCTACTGCACCCACCTCAACGCGCTCGCCGCCGCGGGCAAGATCGATCCCCTCATCGGCCGCCAGCTCGAGGTCGATCGCATCGTCCACGTCCTGGCCCGGCGCCGGAAGAACAACCCCATCCTGGTGGGCGACTCGGGGGTCGGGAAGACGGCCATCGTCGAGGGCCTGGCCCGCAAGATCGAGGGAGGCGAGGTGCCCGACGCCCTGGCCGGCGCGCAGATCTACGCCCTCGACATGGGGGCCGCCCTGGCCGGCACCAAGTACCGGGGCGACTTCGAGGCGAGGATCAAGGCGGTCCTCGGCGCCCTGAAGGAGCACGAGAACGCCATCCTCTTCATCGACGAGATCCACACGGTGATCGGCGCCGGCTCGGCCTCCGGCTCGGCCATGGACGCCTCGAACCTGCTCAAGCCGGTCCTGCAGAGCGGCGACCTGCGCTGCATCGGCTCCACGACCTACGAGGAGTACCGGGGTCACTTCGAGAAGGACCGCGCCCTCTCCCGGCGCTTCCAGAAGATCGAGGTGAAGGAGCCCAGCGAGGACGAGGCGCTGCAGATCCTCGAGGGCCTCGAGGATCGCTACGCCGAGTTCCACGGCATCACCTACGGCGAGGCCACCCTCGAGCAGGCCGTGAAGCTCGCCAAGCGCTTCCTCAAGGATCGGCACCTCCCCGACTCGGCCATCGACGTCATCGACGAGGCCGGCGCGGCGGTGAAGCTGGACCCGGAGCTCGAGGCGGTGAGCGTGGCCGAGGTCGAGAAGATCGTCGCCTCGATGGCGCAGGTGCCCACCAAGAGCGTGGGCAAGAGCGAGCGGGCGCAGCTCGCCAACCTCGCCGCCGATCTGAAGACCCGGGTCTTCGGTCAGGACGAGGCCATCGACCGGCTGGTGGCGGCCATCAAGCTCTCCCGGGCCGGCCTGCGCGACCCCGAGAAGCCGGTGGGCTCCTTCCTCTTCACCGGCCCCACCGGCGTGGGCAAGACCGAGGTCGCACGGCAGATCGCCCGCACGCTGGGCCTCGAGCTGATCCGCTTCGACATGTCCGAGTACATGGAGAGCCACACGGTCTCCCGCCTCATCGGCGCCCCTCCGGGCTACGTGGGCTTCGACCAGGGCGGCCTGCTCACCGAGTCGGTGAACAAGAACCCCCACGCGGTGGTGCTCCTCGACGAGATCGAGAAGGCCCACCCGGACATCTTCAACGTCCTGCTGCAGGTCATGGACCACGGGACGCTGACCGACAACAACGGGCGCAAGGCCGACTTCCGCCACGTCATCCTGATCATGACCTCGAACGTCGGCGCGCGAGAGCTCGACCGCAACGTGGTCGGCTTCGGGGATCGCAGCACCGAGGGCGAGGACGACCGGGCCTTCAAGCGCTTCTTCTCTCCCGAGTTCCGCAACCGCCTCGACGCCCGCCTGCGCTTCGGCGCCCTCTCGCCCGAGGTCATGGGGCTGATCGTCGACAAGTTCGTCACCGAGCTCGAGCTGCAGCTCGAGGAGCGCAAGGTGGCGGTCGCCCTGACCGACGCCGCCCGCACCTACCTGGCCGAGGCCGGCTACGATCCGAAGATGGGCGCCCGCCCGCTCGCCCGGGTGATCGAGGACGAGGTGAAGACCCCCCTGGGCGACGAGATCCTCTTCGGCCGCCTGACCAAGGGCGGCAAGGTCACCATCGACCTGAAGGACGGCGAGATCGTCCTCCTGCTCGACGGCCAGTAG
- the clpS gene encoding ATP-dependent Clp protease adapter ClpS produces the protein MIGDDPIPGDPQDPEHEGDLAVEERRQTKKPRRFKVLLHNDDYTTMEFVVDLLMKHFSKTNAEATFIMLMVHRKGVGVAGVYTRDVAETKVAEATRQARDEGHPLLITMEAE, from the coding sequence ATGATCGGAGACGACCCCATCCCTGGTGACCCCCAGGATCCCGAACACGAGGGTGATCTGGCGGTCGAGGAGCGCCGGCAGACGAAGAAGCCCCGGCGCTTCAAGGTCCTGCTGCACAACGACGACTACACCACCATGGAGTTCGTGGTGGATCTGCTGATGAAGCACTTCTCCAAGACCAACGCCGAGGCGACCTTCATCATGCTGATGGTGCATCGTAAGGGCGTCGGCGTCGCCGGGGTCTACACTCGGGATGTTGCGGAGACGAAGGTGGCGGAGGCCACCCGGCAGGCCCGGGACGAGGGTCACCCCCTGCTCATCACCATGGAGGCCGAATGA
- the ahcY gene encoding adenosylhomocysteinase, whose product MKTETQIPPYLVADIGLADFGRKEIAIAETEMPGLMALREEYKGQKPLEGARIAGCLHMTIQTAVLIETLVELGAEVTWTSCNIYSTQDHAAAAIAATGVPVFAKKGETEEEYWEYIEMQLASFKDGAGPNLLLDDGGDLTIVVHEKHPELLAQIKGLSEETTTGVHRLYEMAKKGTLGCPAINVNDSVTKSKFDNLYGCRESLMDGIKRATDVMIAGKVAVVAGYGDVGKGCAQSLRGLGARVLVTEIDPICALQAAMEGYEVTTMEDAAPVGDIFVTTTGCCDVIRGEHLSVMKNEAIVGNIGHFDSEIDVRWLEENTTLEEIKPQVDHCVFEDGRKLILLARGRLLNLGCATGHPSFVMSNSFSNQVIAQISLWKESDRYAEKKVYTLPKDLDEKVARLHLDKIGVKLTQLSQKQADYLGIAVEGPYKPDHYRY is encoded by the coding sequence ATGAAGACCGAGACCCAGATCCCCCCCTACCTCGTCGCCGACATCGGCCTCGCGGACTTCGGCCGCAAGGAGATCGCCATCGCCGAGACCGAGATGCCCGGCCTGATGGCCCTGCGGGAGGAGTACAAGGGCCAGAAGCCGCTCGAGGGCGCCCGGATCGCCGGCTGCCTCCACATGACCATCCAGACCGCGGTCCTCATCGAGACCCTCGTCGAGCTCGGCGCAGAGGTCACCTGGACCAGCTGCAACATCTACAGCACCCAGGATCACGCCGCGGCGGCCATCGCCGCCACCGGCGTCCCGGTCTTCGCCAAGAAGGGCGAGACCGAGGAGGAGTACTGGGAGTACATCGAGATGCAGCTCGCCAGCTTCAAGGACGGCGCCGGCCCCAACCTGCTCCTCGACGACGGCGGCGACCTGACCATCGTGGTCCACGAGAAGCACCCCGAGCTGCTCGCGCAGATCAAGGGCCTCTCCGAGGAGACCACCACCGGCGTGCACCGCCTCTACGAGATGGCCAAGAAGGGCACCCTCGGCTGCCCCGCCATCAACGTGAACGACTCGGTCACCAAGTCGAAGTTCGACAACCTCTACGGCTGCCGCGAGTCCCTGATGGACGGCATCAAGCGGGCCACCGACGTCATGATCGCCGGCAAGGTCGCCGTGGTCGCCGGCTACGGTGACGTGGGCAAGGGCTGCGCCCAGAGCCTGCGCGGCCTGGGCGCCCGGGTGCTGGTCACCGAGATCGACCCCATCTGCGCCCTGCAGGCGGCGATGGAGGGCTACGAGGTCACCACCATGGAGGACGCCGCCCCGGTGGGCGACATCTTCGTGACCACCACCGGCTGCTGCGACGTCATCCGCGGCGAGCACCTCTCGGTGATGAAGAACGAGGCCATCGTCGGCAACATCGGCCACTTCGACAGCGAGATCGACGTGCGCTGGCTCGAGGAGAACACCACCCTCGAGGAGATCAAGCCCCAGGTCGACCACTGCGTCTTCGAGGACGGGCGCAAGCTCATCCTGCTGGCCCGCGGCCGCCTGCTGAACCTCGGCTGCGCCACCGGCCACCCCTCCTTCGTGATGTCGAACTCCTTCTCCAACCAGGTGATCGCCCAGATCTCCCTCTGGAAGGAGTCCGATCGCTACGCGGAGAAGAAGGTCTACACCCTGCCGAAGGACCTCGACGAGAAGGTCGCCCGCCTGCACCTCGACAAGATCGGCGTGAAGCTGACCCAGCTCTCGCAGAAGCAGGCCGACTACCTCGGCATCGCGGTCGAGGGCCCCTACAAGCCGGACCACTACCGGTACTAG
- the queD gene encoding 6-carboxytetrahydropterin synthase QueD: protein MDLNVEFRFCAAHRLPNYDGPCNRVHGHNYRFEVEVRGQPDPHSGMILDFVEIDRIVREKIVDVVDHQSLNDFLENPTAELIAKWFWELLEGPLPGLTQIRLWEVDNCSVIYRGPDSQ, encoded by the coding sequence ATGGATCTCAACGTCGAGTTCCGCTTCTGCGCGGCCCATCGTCTGCCCAACTACGATGGGCCGTGCAACCGCGTCCACGGTCACAACTACCGCTTCGAGGTCGAGGTGCGGGGTCAGCCCGATCCCCACTCGGGGATGATCCTCGACTTCGTCGAGATCGACCGCATCGTCCGGGAGAAGATCGTGGACGTGGTCGATCACCAGAGCCTCAACGACTTCCTCGAGAACCCCACCGCCGAGCTGATCGCGAAGTGGTTCTGGGAGCTCCTCGAGGGGCCCCTCCCGGGCCTGACCCAGATCCGCCTCTGGGAGGTGGACAACTGCTCGGTCATCTACCGGGGGCCGGATTCGCAGTGA
- a CDS encoding GTP cyclohydrolase I, translating to MAAAIADFLRAAGLDPDQGELAGTPERVARAWSEELLVGQGAGPAELLGGLPPVDESGGQELVIFTGITFTSCCPHHLLPYPGRAHLAFRPTTHLAGFGELARLVRGLGARLVLQETLTAEIAAALESVLGASAAACVIDGWPMCVATRGAREPGSRVRTASYRGDYAGDGSTHPDLRLFLDAVETAGRESAR from the coding sequence ATGGCCGCGGCGATCGCCGACTTCCTCCGCGCGGCCGGCCTCGATCCGGATCAGGGCGAGCTCGCCGGCACCCCCGAGCGGGTGGCGCGCGCCTGGTCCGAGGAGCTGCTGGTGGGACAGGGCGCCGGGCCCGCCGAGCTCCTCGGCGGCCTCCCCCCCGTCGATGAGAGCGGCGGCCAGGAGCTGGTGATCTTCACCGGCATCACCTTCACCTCCTGCTGCCCCCACCACCTCCTGCCCTACCCCGGCCGGGCCCACCTGGCCTTCCGCCCGACCACCCACCTGGCGGGCTTCGGCGAGCTGGCCCGCCTCGTACGCGGGCTGGGCGCCCGCCTCGTCCTCCAGGAGACCCTCACCGCCGAGATCGCCGCGGCCCTCGAGAGCGTCCTCGGCGCGTCGGCGGCGGCCTGCGTGATCGACGGCTGGCCGATGTGCGTGGCCACCCGGGGGGCCCGGGAGCCCGGCAGCCGGGTGCGCACCGCCTCCTATCGTGGCGACTACGCCGGGGACGGATCGACCCACCCCGACCTGCGCCTCTTCCTCGACGCGGTGGAGACCGCCGGGCGGGAGAGCGCCCGATGA
- a CDS encoding SDR family NAD(P)-dependent oxidoreductase encodes MSLAGKVALVTGASRGIGRAVADALLGEGARVGLIARDPERLAGAERALREAHPGGELASRAGDVGDAAAVERIVTELEEHLGPVDLLVNNAGVVHRSPVAGHSLEAWDAVLETNLRGAFLYMRAVLPGMISRGAGRIVNVSSISGTLGTAGLSAYCASKWGLIGLTKSAAEEVREHGILVAAVCPGSVDTDMLKQGVPGLQPDMSPAEVARTILFLSKDAPLAMTGSAVEIFG; translated from the coding sequence ATGAGCCTCGCGGGCAAGGTCGCCCTCGTGACCGGCGCCAGCCGGGGCATCGGCCGGGCGGTCGCCGACGCCCTGCTCGGCGAGGGCGCCCGGGTCGGCCTGATCGCCCGCGACCCCGAGCGCCTCGCCGGCGCCGAGCGCGCCCTGCGCGAGGCCCACCCCGGCGGGGAGCTCGCGAGCCGGGCCGGGGACGTCGGCGACGCGGCCGCGGTAGAGCGGATCGTCACCGAGCTGGAGGAGCACCTCGGCCCGGTCGACCTCCTGGTGAACAACGCCGGGGTCGTCCACCGCAGCCCGGTGGCCGGTCACTCCCTCGAGGCCTGGGACGCGGTCCTCGAGACCAACCTGCGCGGCGCGTTCCTCTACATGCGCGCGGTCCTGCCCGGGATGATCTCCCGCGGCGCCGGGCGAATCGTGAACGTCTCCTCGATCAGCGGCACCCTCGGCACCGCGGGCCTCTCGGCCTACTGCGCCTCGAAGTGGGGCCTCATCGGCCTGACCAAGTCGGCCGCCGAGGAGGTGCGCGAGCACGGCATCCTCGTGGCGGCCGTCTGTCCGGGCTCGGTCGACACCGACATGCTGAAGCAGGGCGTCCCGGGCCTCCAGCCCGACATGAGCCCCGCCGAGGTCGCCCGCACGATCCTCTTCCTCTCGAAGGACGCCCCCCTCGCCATGACCGGTTCGGCCGTGGAGATCTTCGGATGA
- the folB gene encoding dihydroneopterin aldolase, translating to MSTKTSTPPPLSASSPTPPEGVRTEAGVIGLEGLTFDGHHGYYRGERTRARPFGVDLQVGRRVDRAAHSDELEDTLDYNGLAETAGRIVTETSFRLIERLAGAIADALLEEHPTLRWVEVTVHKPSPQVVGNPRAAWVRLRRDRIDVLATEGHPGLE from the coding sequence ATGAGCACCAAGACCAGCACCCCGCCCCCCCTCTCCGCCTCCTCCCCCACCCCTCCCGAGGGGGTCCGCACCGAGGCCGGCGTCATCGGCCTCGAGGGCCTGACCTTCGACGGCCACCACGGCTACTACCGCGGCGAGCGGACGCGGGCGCGCCCCTTCGGGGTGGACCTGCAGGTCGGCCGGCGGGTCGACCGCGCGGCGCACTCGGACGAGCTCGAGGACACCCTCGACTACAACGGCCTGGCCGAGACGGCCGGCCGGATCGTGACCGAGACCAGCTTCCGCCTCATCGAGCGGCTGGCCGGCGCCATCGCCGACGCCCTCCTCGAGGAGCACCCCACCCTGCGCTGGGTGGAGGTCACCGTCCACAAGCCCTCGCCCCAGGTGGTGGGCAACCCGCGGGCCGCCTGGGTCCGCCTGCGGCGGGACCGGATCGACGTTTTGGCGACAGAGGGACACCCTGGACTAGAATGA
- a CDS encoding response regulator, with the protein MSEPDVTGAVERILVVDDDPAIREVLVDLLEPEGYYCETAVDAEAGQKRFLEMGFELVITDLKMPGHDGVWLIDQILADRPNTAVIAVSGFAETEMAVECLRRGAYDFVSKPFRAAELYASVRRALHRRGRLIDDHRYRLGLEAEVALKAEQLSEALRNLDHAYQATLEALAGSLDARERDTGRHSQRVMRFTAAIAARMGIRGTLLMDIARGALLHDIGKIGVPDQILLKPGKLTPDEWVEMRKHPDVGYDIVKDIPYLQVAAEIILSHQEKFDGTGYPRGMRGFEIPLGARIFSVADTYDAIVSDRPYRAGRTHALAVEEIVRCGGTQFDPAVVEVFQTIPEETFTTLRDSPGLVGFELEVAAREDEAKRELLADPEAVQA; encoded by the coding sequence ATGAGCGAGCCTGACGTCACCGGTGCAGTAGAGCGGATCCTGGTCGTCGACGACGACCCGGCCATCCGCGAGGTCCTCGTCGATCTCCTGGAGCCCGAGGGGTACTACTGCGAGACGGCGGTGGACGCCGAGGCCGGCCAGAAGCGCTTCCTCGAGATGGGCTTCGAGCTGGTCATCACCGACCTGAAGATGCCCGGCCACGACGGAGTCTGGCTCATCGATCAGATCCTGGCCGACCGCCCCAACACCGCGGTGATCGCCGTCAGCGGCTTCGCCGAGACCGAGATGGCGGTGGAGTGCCTCCGGCGCGGGGCCTACGACTTCGTCTCCAAGCCCTTCCGCGCTGCCGAGCTCTACGCCTCGGTGCGGCGCGCCCTCCACCGGCGCGGCCGCCTCATCGACGATCACCGCTACCGGCTCGGCCTCGAGGCCGAGGTGGCCCTGAAGGCCGAGCAGCTCTCCGAGGCCCTGCGCAACCTCGACCACGCCTACCAGGCGACCCTCGAGGCCCTCGCCGGCTCCCTCGACGCGCGGGAGCGTGACACCGGCCGGCACTCTCAGCGGGTGATGCGCTTCACCGCGGCCATCGCCGCCCGGATGGGCATCCGCGGCACCCTCCTGATGGACATCGCCCGCGGCGCGCTCCTCCACGACATCGGCAAGATCGGCGTGCCCGATCAGATCCTCCTGAAGCCCGGCAAGCTCACCCCCGACGAGTGGGTCGAGATGCGCAAGCATCCCGACGTGGGCTACGACATCGTCAAGGACATCCCCTACCTCCAGGTCGCCGCCGAGATCATCCTCTCCCACCAGGAGAAGTTCGACGGGACGGGCTATCCCCGGGGGATGCGGGGCTTCGAGATCCCCCTGGGGGCCCGCATCTTCTCGGTGGCGGACACCTACGACGCCATCGTCTCCGACCGCCCCTACCGCGCGGGCCGCACCCACGCGCTGGCGGTGGAGGAGATCGTCCGCTGCGGCGGCACCCAGTTCGACCCGGCGGTGGTCGAGGTCTTCCAGACGATCCCCGAGGAGACCTTCACCACCCTGCGCGACTCGCCGGGCCTGGTGGGCTTCGAGCTGGAGGTCGCCGCGCGCGAGGACGAGGCGAAGCGGGAGCTGCTCGCCGACCCGGAGGCCGTCCAGGCCTGA